CGAGTTCACCGTCGACCTCACCCCCGAACTGCTCGACGAGCTGAAGATCGGCGCCAGCGTCAGCGTCGAAGGCACCTGCCTGTCGGTCACCGAAATCGACGGCACCCAGGTGAAGTTCGACGCCATGACCGCCACCCTGGAACGCACCAACCTGCGCTTCTTCAAGGCCGGCCAGGGGGTGAACATCGAGCGTTCAGCGAAGATGAACGCCGAAGTCGGCGGCCACCTGATGGCCGGCCACATCGCCACCACCGCCGAGATCGTCGAGCTGTCGATCAAGGACACCGGCGCCTTCATCACCTTCCGCATGCCGCAGGAATGGGCCAAGTACGTGTTCCCGCGAGGCTTCCTCGGGGTCAATGGCTGCAGCCTGACCGTCGCCGATGTCGACGACACGCTGGTGACCATCAACCTGATCCCAGAAACCCTGCGCCAGACCACCTTCGCCCATTACCAGGCAGGCGAGCTGATCAACATCGAAGTGGACCACCAGACCATGGTGCTGGTCGATGTGGTGGAGCGCACCCTGAAGAACACCCTGACCCGCGAGAAGCTGCTGTCCTGACGGGCCTCATCGCCGGCAAGCCAGCACCCACCTTGTCAGCAGCGCTGCAAACACTTGTGGGAGCCGGCTTGCCGGCGATAGGGCCAGAGCAGGCACCTCAAACGCTGCGGGTAATCCCGCCATCGACACGAATGTTCTGCCCGGTGATGTACGCCCCACCCTCGCTCGCCAGGAAGGCAACCGTCGCAGCAATCTCCTCGGCAGTACCGTAGCGCTTGAGCGGCACACTCTCGCGACGGGCGTCAGTGGCCGGCAGGCTGTCGATCCACCCTGGCAGCACGTTGTTGATGCGAATATTGTCGGCGGCATAGGTGTCGGCGAAGATCTTGCTGAACGACGCCAGCCCGGCGCGGAACACCGCCGAAGTGGGGAACATGTCGCTCGGCTCGAAGGCCCAGGCGGTGGAGATATTGATCACCACCCCACCCTGCTGGCGTTGCATGATCGGCGTGACCAGGCGGGTCGGGCGGATGACGTTGAGCAGGTAGGTTTCCATGCCCAGGTGCCAGTCTTCGTCACTGATCTCCAGGATCGGTGCGCGGGGCCCATGGCCGGCGCTGTTGACCAGCACGTCGACGCGGCCCCATTGAGCGACCACCGCGTCGACCAGGCGCTGGATGTCGTCGTTGCAGCGGTTGCTGCCGGTGACACCGATGCCGCCCAGCTCTCGGGCCAGTGCCTCGCCCTTGCCGGACGACGACAAGATACCGACCTTGAAGCCGTCCGCCGCCAGGCGCCGGGCGGCTGCCGCGCCCATACCGCTGCCACCGGCGATCACGATTGCCACTTTTTCAACTGCCATGGGGCCCCCTTGTCGAGCTCGTCTGCATGAATGATGGGTTCAGACTAGCAGCCGCCTTGCGCAGGCAGAGAGCCAGGCAAACTTCAATCAGTCGATAGAAAATCTACTGCCTGAGTTGCCTGCTCCAGCAACCAGCCGCGAACGGTTGCCAGCGCCGGTGGCTGATGGGCGTTGCGTGGCCAGACCAGGTAAAACGCCTGGTCCAAACGCAATTCGTGGTCGAACGCCAAGGCCAGGCGCCCGGCGGCCAGGTCGCTCTGCACGAAGTAGTAGCTGGCCAGCGCCAGCCCCTGCCCGGCGATCGCCGCATCGATGGCCAGTGCCGTCTGGTTGAAGCGTACGTTCCTCGCCACCGCCTGCAACGGCTGCT
The Pseudomonas sp. KU43P genome window above contains:
- a CDS encoding SDR family oxidoreductase, which codes for MAVEKVAIVIAGGSGMGAAAARRLAADGFKVGILSSSGKGEALARELGGIGVTGSNRCNDDIQRLVDAVVAQWGRVDVLVNSAGHGPRAPILEISDEDWHLGMETYLLNVIRPTRLVTPIMQRQQGGVVINISTAWAFEPSDMFPTSAVFRAGLASFSKIFADTYAADNIRINNVLPGWIDSLPATDARRESVPLKRYGTAEEIAATVAFLASEGGAYITGQNIRVDGGITRSV
- a CDS encoding riboflavin synthase subunit alpha; amino-acid sequence: MYTGIVQAVRPLLAVTTHPGHNEFTVDLTPELLDELKIGASVSVEGTCLSVTEIDGTQVKFDAMTATLERTNLRFFKAGQGVNIERSAKMNAEVGGHLMAGHIATTAEIVELSIKDTGAFITFRMPQEWAKYVFPRGFLGVNGCSLTVADVDDTLVTINLIPETLRQTTFAHYQAGELINIEVDHQTMVLVDVVERTLKNTLTREKLLS